In the Rhizobium sp. CB3090 genome, one interval contains:
- a CDS encoding alpha/beta hydrolase: MIDILLCALVLIPAAAACFSAYKTRAIEQTYPNIGELTDIGEFRMNALHLPPPATADLPPLIFIHGASGNLRDQFEAFAGPLAGRAEMLFVDRPGHGYSERGGPENALPSGQADAIARLMEKRGIESAIIVGHSFGGAIAAAFGMRHPDKTIGLLFLAPATHPWPGGIDWYYTLAAMPVFGWLFAHLLVMPIGLQRVESSTLSVFRPNQRPVDYVAKTAPELVLRPRAFINNAADVANLFAYVSAQAPRYREITAPTVIITGDSDDIVMEELHSRGLARDIAGAELVTIRHLGHKPDYVATDVVIAAMEHLAGQSRDLRAFAREAEARLARLKTTLATEAAATQTVTSS, translated from the coding sequence TTTTCGGCCTATAAGACGCGCGCGATCGAGCAGACCTATCCTAATATCGGCGAGCTGACCGATATCGGCGAATTCCGCATGAACGCCTTGCATTTGCCGCCCCCAGCCACCGCCGATCTGCCGCCGCTGATCTTCATCCACGGTGCCAGCGGCAATCTGCGCGATCAGTTCGAAGCCTTTGCCGGCCCGCTCGCCGGCCGGGCGGAAATGCTGTTCGTCGATCGGCCCGGCCATGGCTATTCCGAACGCGGTGGCCCGGAAAATGCCTTGCCCTCCGGCCAGGCCGACGCTATCGCGAGATTGATGGAGAAACGCGGCATCGAGAGCGCCATCATCGTCGGCCATTCCTTCGGCGGCGCCATCGCCGCAGCCTTCGGCATGCGTCATCCGGATAAGACGATCGGCCTGCTCTTCCTGGCGCCGGCGACCCATCCGTGGCCGGGTGGAATCGACTGGTACTATACGCTCGCCGCCATGCCGGTCTTCGGCTGGCTCTTCGCCCATCTGCTCGTGATGCCGATCGGCCTGCAACGTGTCGAAAGCAGTACGCTCAGCGTCTTCCGCCCCAATCAGCGGCCAGTCGATTACGTGGCAAAGACCGCGCCGGAGCTGGTGCTGCGGCCAAGAGCTTTTATCAACAACGCAGCCGACGTTGCCAACCTCTTCGCCTATGTTTCCGCCCAAGCACCCCGCTATCGCGAGATCACGGCGCCGACCGTCATCATCACCGGCGACAGCGACGATATCGTCATGGAAGAGCTGCATTCGCGCGGTTTGGCGCGGGATATCGCCGGTGCCGAGCTCGTCACCATCCGTCATCTCGGCCACAAGCCAGACTATGTCGCGACAGACGTGGTCATCGCGGCAATGGAGCATCTCGCCGGCCAATCACGCGATCTCCGCGCGTTCGCGCGGGAGGCAGAAGCCCGCCTTGCTCGCCTGAAGACCACGCTGGCGACCGAAGCCGCCGCCACTCAGACGGTCACCAGTTCGTAG
- a CDS encoding LysR substrate-binding domain-containing protein — protein sequence MRKVIFDLDVLRSFVTGMELGSFAKAAERLGRSTSAISAQLRKLEEQAGTPIFRKAGRGLALTEAGETMLGYARRLLDLNDEAATAIHGADLEGWVRLGLQEDFGETLLPEVLGRFARAHPKVRIEARVVRNAELIERVTSGKLDLALAWSDGFRTAHTDRIAEVPMCWVGPAHGAVQWRADSGEPLPLASLEAPCLLRTIATKVLDHAGIGWRISFVSPSLGGLWAATAAGLGVTVRTPLGLPDKVRLLAPAEAGLPPLPKLDLVLHRAEAEANPATERLVSIMLQAVRQTVDATPQGRVFDDAPTYELVTV from the coding sequence ATGCGGAAAGTTATCTTCGACCTCGACGTCCTCCGCAGCTTCGTGACAGGCATGGAGCTTGGCAGTTTCGCCAAGGCCGCCGAGCGGCTGGGGCGTTCGACGTCCGCAATCAGTGCGCAGCTTAGGAAGCTGGAGGAACAGGCGGGCACGCCGATCTTCCGTAAGGCCGGGCGCGGGCTGGCGCTGACGGAGGCTGGCGAAACGATGCTTGGCTATGCGCGGCGATTGCTGGATCTCAACGACGAGGCGGCGACCGCGATCCATGGCGCCGATCTGGAAGGCTGGGTTCGTCTTGGCCTGCAGGAGGATTTCGGCGAGACGCTGTTGCCCGAAGTGCTCGGCCGCTTTGCCCGCGCCCATCCGAAGGTGCGGATCGAGGCGCGCGTGGTGCGAAATGCGGAGCTGATCGAGCGCGTGACGTCCGGCAAGCTCGACCTGGCGCTCGCCTGGAGCGACGGTTTTCGCACTGCCCATACCGATCGGATCGCGGAAGTGCCGATGTGCTGGGTCGGCCCGGCGCATGGTGCCGTGCAATGGCGTGCCGATAGCGGCGAGCCGCTGCCGCTCGCGTCACTGGAAGCGCCCTGCCTGCTGCGGACCATCGCGACCAAGGTGCTGGACCATGCCGGCATCGGCTGGCGCATTTCCTTCGTCAGCCCCAGCCTTGGCGGGCTCTGGGCCGCGACGGCGGCAGGGTTGGGCGTGACGGTGCGCACGCCGTTGGGTTTGCCGGATAAGGTGCGGCTTCTGGCGCCAGCCGAAGCCGGCCTCCCACCGCTGCCGAAGCTCGATCTCGTGCTGCATCGCGCCGAAGCGGAAGCGAACCCGGCGACGGAGCGGCTGGTTTCGATCATGTTGCAAGCCGTGCGGCAAACGGTGGATGCCACGCCGCAAGGGCGGGTGTTTGACGACGCGCCGACCTACGAACTGGTGACCGTCTGA
- a CDS encoding tautomerase family protein — MPFTRISLLRGKSPQYLQALSDNFHRAMVETFDVPPTDRFQEIHQLEPNELIFDRTYLGGPRSDDYVFFQITIGKPRSTEVKKAFYRRLVALLADAPGVRPEDIMINIITTTREDWSFADGIAQMIEQA, encoded by the coding sequence ATGCCATTCACGCGCATTTCCCTTCTCCGTGGCAAGTCGCCGCAATATCTGCAGGCGCTTTCGGATAATTTCCACCGCGCCATGGTCGAGACCTTCGACGTGCCGCCCACGGATCGCTTCCAGGAGATCCATCAGTTGGAGCCGAACGAGCTGATCTTCGACCGCACCTATCTCGGCGGCCCGCGCTCGGACGACTACGTCTTCTTCCAGATCACCATCGGCAAGCCGCGCTCCACTGAGGTCAAGAAGGCCTTCTATCGCCGCCTTGTCGCCCTCCTGGCGGATGCGCCGGGTGTGCGGCCCGAAGATATCATGATCAATATCATCACCACGACGCGCGAGGACTGGTCCTTTGCAGACGGGATCGCGCAGATGATCGAACAGGCCTGA
- a CDS encoding cupin domain-containing protein encodes MNRTSIRQPLPIHRAGTATQRSPEGIANAPFWVEMLVQNNEDGGLTAMRCTLEPGTMTRWHTHPHGQILYVLSGVGLAQRDNEPPEELRAGDCINFAPGERHRHGATPDSTFAYISIQAQQNGTAVTWLED; translated from the coding sequence ATGAACCGGACAAGCATTCGACAGCCGCTGCCGATCCATCGCGCCGGCACCGCCACCCAGCGTTCGCCGGAAGGCATTGCCAATGCGCCCTTCTGGGTGGAAATGCTGGTTCAAAACAACGAAGACGGCGGGCTCACTGCCATGCGCTGCACGCTCGAACCCGGCACCATGACACGCTGGCACACACATCCACACGGCCAAATCCTCTATGTGCTGTCAGGTGTCGGCCTTGCGCAGCGCGACAACGAACCGCCCGAGGAGCTGCGCGCCGGCGATTGCATTAACTTCGCACCCGGCGAGCGTCATCGACATGGCGCAACGCCGGACAGCACTTTCGCCTATATCAGCATCCAAGCTCAACAGAACGGCACCGCCGTGACCTGGCTGGAGGATTGA
- a CDS encoding DUF4865 family protein — protein MIAMQYSFTLPTDYDMEIIHRRIRDRGPMLDDFPGLKFKAYLSARKGDARTGSRENLYAPFYVWEKDEGLSNFICGPGFVGLTESFGWPQVKTWVVWRADISPDIRSARYATREIFQTEPYAPLAEIRERESDEAAGEVARGEALASVAAFEPTSWTRVRFRLLADLPKDILTPGIQAYDVGHLSLSDAG, from the coding sequence ATGATCGCCATGCAATACAGCTTCACCCTGCCTACCGATTACGACATGGAGATCATCCACCGCCGCATCCGCGACAGGGGGCCCATGCTCGACGATTTTCCGGGGCTGAAGTTCAAGGCCTATCTTTCCGCGAGGAAAGGCGATGCCAGGACGGGAAGCCGCGAGAATCTCTATGCACCCTTCTATGTCTGGGAAAAGGATGAGGGCTTGAGCAACTTCATCTGCGGTCCCGGCTTTGTCGGGCTGACGGAGAGTTTCGGCTGGCCGCAGGTGAAGACCTGGGTCGTCTGGCGCGCCGACATCTCACCGGATATTCGCAGTGCCCGGTACGCCACCCGAGAGATTTTTCAAACGGAGCCCTATGCGCCGCTTGCTGAAATTCGTGAGCGCGAAAGCGATGAGGCGGCTGGCGAGGTCGCGCGCGGCGAAGCGCTTGCCTCCGTCGCCGCGTTCGAACCGACCAGTTGGACGCGGGTGCGTTTCCGTCTGCTCGCCGATCTGCCAAAAGACATTTTGACGCCAGGCATCCAGGCCTACGATGTTGGCCACCTTTCCTTGTCGGATGCCGGTTGA
- a CDS encoding threonine/serine dehydratase, whose translation MVDIAMIEAARDRLDGRARRTPLLSSPFLDEIAGRRLFVKAECLQHTGSFKFRGGWSAVSALEPSVRARGVIAFSSGNHAQGVALAAQLHGVPAVIVMPTDAPKLKIANTRAFGAEVVLYDRINEDRDAIGARLSEERGLTLIKPFDEPLVIAGQGTTGLEIAEQAAEERIDTATVLVPCGGGGLTSGIALALEARAPGFKVRPCEPKNFDDTTRSLASGKIERNAALQGSICDAIITPQPGNITFPILKRLCGPGLVVTDEEALDAMALAFTRLKIVVEPGGAVALAAALFHGKEIDGDTVIAVTSGGNVDTDVFEAALRRH comes from the coding sequence ATGGTCGATATTGCAATGATTGAAGCCGCTCGCGACCGCCTCGACGGCCGCGCCCGGCGCACGCCCCTGCTCTCCTCCCCTTTCCTTGATGAAATCGCCGGCCGGCGGCTGTTTGTGAAAGCGGAATGCCTGCAGCATACCGGCTCCTTCAAGTTTCGAGGCGGCTGGTCGGCGGTGTCCGCGCTGGAGCCTTCCGTGCGCGCCAGAGGCGTCATCGCCTTTTCCTCCGGCAATCACGCCCAGGGCGTGGCGCTCGCCGCGCAACTGCACGGCGTTCCCGCCGTCATCGTCATGCCGACGGATGCACCGAAGCTGAAAATCGCCAATACCCGCGCCTTCGGCGCCGAAGTCGTGCTTTATGATCGCATCAACGAGGACCGCGACGCGATCGGCGCACGGCTCTCCGAGGAGCGCGGCCTGACGCTGATCAAGCCTTTCGATGAACCGCTGGTGATCGCCGGCCAGGGAACGACAGGACTCGAAATCGCCGAACAGGCAGCCGAAGAGCGCATCGATACCGCAACTGTACTCGTCCCCTGCGGCGGCGGCGGCCTGACCTCGGGTATTGCGCTGGCGCTTGAAGCCCGCGCTCCTGGCTTCAAAGTACGCCCCTGCGAACCCAAGAACTTTGATGACACGACACGCTCTCTCGCCTCCGGCAAGATCGAACGCAATGCTGCCCTGCAGGGCTCGATCTGCGACGCCATCATCACGCCGCAACCCGGAAACATCACCTTTCCGATCCTGAAGCGCCTTTGCGGCCCCGGTCTGGTGGTAACTGACGAAGAAGCGCTGGACGCCATGGCGCTGGCCTTCACCCGCCTCAAGATCGTGGTCGAGCCCGGCGGCGCCGTAGCGCTGGCGGCCGCCCTCTTCCATGGCAAGGAAATCGACGGCGACACGGTCATCGCGGTCACCTCAGGCGGCAATGTCGATACCGACGTCTTCGAGGCGGCGCTGCGCCGCCACTAA